A stretch of the Malus sylvestris chromosome 10, drMalSylv7.2, whole genome shotgun sequence genome encodes the following:
- the LOC126587785 gene encoding uncharacterized protein LOC126587785 isoform X2, translating into MYRDVFVKLCIIIREKTLLRDTRFICIEEMLATFLCIVGHNSRYCLLRDTFGRSHWTVSRNFNKVLKALYTIASKMTAKHGLAVPCKIRESTRFYPYLKDYIGAIDGTHIPVSMSGCDVSSSCNRKRVISQNVLTACNFDLEFMYVLSGWEGSAHDSRVLNDDLTRRN; encoded by the exons ATGTATCGTGATGTGTTTGTGAAGTTATGCATTATTATTAGAGAAAAAACACTCTTACGAGATACAAGATTCATTTGCATAGAAGAAATGCTTGCAACATTTTTGTGTATTGTTGGACACAATAGTAGATATTGTCTACTACGTGATACGTTTGGCCGATCACATTGGACTGTCAGTAGAAATTttaacaaagtcttgaaggccTTGTACACAATAGCATCGAAGATGACGGCCAAACATGGATTAGCAGTGCCATGTAAAATAAGGGAAAGTACGAGATTTTACCCTTACTTGAAG GATTATATTGGAGCTATTGATGGCACACATATCCCAGTATCAATGTCCGGATGCGATGTAAGCAGTTCTTGTAATCGTAAGCGTGTCATATCACAAAATGTATTAACTGCTTGTAACTTTGATTTGGAATTCATGTACGTCCTTAGTGGATGGGAAGGATCGGCTCATGATTCAAGAGTACTAAATGATGATTTGACAAGAAGGAATTGA
- the LOC126587786 gene encoding B3 domain-containing protein Os01g0723500-like, whose translation MVKNKSTNDEKKPSFFRILVAGYNTEYLHIPRDFLKHIQKDLSERAFLTLTDSLDCSWSVKVSRTTMGAVRFTDGWHEFLRDNSLGHGNFVVFIYDGRMKFSIRVFGMNACEREVGSTKIGSTNQNSTFADTTKMPSGGGGQRKCDGSSSKRPHPSSSCSNDDSGENLCEPEEDDEDSTSNDWDDDEDNTSDEESEDDTSEEDMEAAAESESFKSKFPHFKSVIRTSSNVYVPAAFSRKHFSKQKHFKIFMKNAEEKTWAVNVVHLNTSHSFSAGWSRFASSNQIGIGDTCIFELLSSNEMKVRIIQKASV comes from the exons ATGGTGAAAAACAAATCCACAAATGATGAGAAGAAGCCTTCCTTCTTCCGGATTCTTGTTGCCGGTTACAACACTGAGTATTTG CATATCCCCAGAGACTTCTTGAAACATATACAGAAAGACCTGTCCGAGAGAGCATTTTTGACGCTGACCGATTCCTTGGATTGTTCATGGAGTGTCAAAGTGAGTAGAACGACAATGGGTGCTGTGCGTTTCACAGATGGCTGGCACGAGTTCTTGAGGGATAATTCCTTGGGTCACGGCAACTTTGTAGTATTCATCTATGATGGGAGGATGAAGTTCAGCATAAGGGTATTTGGCATGAACGCGTGTGAGCGAGAAGTCGGTTCTACCAAGATTGGATCAACTAATCAGAATTCCACCTTTGCTGACACTACTAAAATGcctagtggtggtggtggacaaAGAAAGTGCGATGGGAGCTCGTCTAAGCGTCCTCATCCATCGAGCTCTTGCAGCAACGATGATTCAG gtgaAAACCTTTGTGAACCCGAAGAAGATGACGAAGACAGCACATCTAACGATTGGGACGATGACGAAGACAACACATCTGATGAGGAGTCGGAAGATGACACATCTGAGGAGGATATGGAAGCTGCAGCTGAGTCTGAGTCTTTCAAATCAAAATTCCCTCATTTTAAAAGCGTAATAAGAACGTCAAGTAATGTG TACGTCCCTGCCGCCTTCTCTAGGAAGCATTTTTCTAAACAAAAACATTTCAagattttcatgaaaaatgcaGAGGAAAAAACATGGGCCGTGAACGTTGTCCATTTGAACACATCACACTCCTTTTCTGCCGGGTGGTCTCGGttcgcatcttctaaccaaaTTGGTATCGGCGATACTTGCATATTTGAGCTTTTGAGCAGCAACGAGATGAAGGTTCGCATTATCCAGAAGGCATCAGTTTGA